A stretch of Toxoplasma gondii ME49 chromosome V, whole genome shotgun sequence DNA encodes these proteins:
- a CDS encoding hypothetical protein (encoded by transcript TGME49_285800~Predicted trans-membrane domain (TMHMM2.0):631-654:674-692:1158-1181:1193-1216:1228-1251:1262-1285:1289-1312:1374-1397:1416-1439), with protein MSRRGECSSLTTEHSEIRGRPPADCAFEGVSSAPLTEVSATSQSAAQDASIPPLSTTDLADLFQTELSVPAELLLRSFSSRQGHRHFCHGSGKGGEQSGDPASSLPDTLTQFSPLVSPLLSPAAPPSHSLNFPCDSTREPPLADDGESRRFWISALVPWHSRQAPSHTTVEEGDADDEKGENEDSEEEAFDDAGVAVRVADRGRAVTPGCSHASERLNSLGLRVVRLSMGARSRRDSFGTGSAKAFLSEWTSSKDESVDGFSHVTKDTGVCLRSVCSLSPLLTVHAASEKKFPDGGRAPGAACERQTLLERSSADTVEDLSAGYRTDGGRSDTQGTPRRLRWSTREPHPRPPVPALDTELLKLDTKRLTASGNHVPPPLNSHAPDVGASNSFPAVVPGMPNPRRNASDGALLRGRDRSSDSLRRRPTRGQGGWKSQSSAAAVLVSSTSVGSSLRTLATPAELFQAARRGLYRQAIGEFRAGPLYRNVAGIFPDGGAMTRRELEREFIYRSVSYAASNHSRAHLQALHEVVTRLSGGTQMDVLPQDFVWAEQNPAIASRSPDEVARLSDLLEYPRMIRTLDADTVNWLDRQRNRGYWGQKACLYILCVIVLVSTQSMEDLWAEVLKYECAGWIFFIYTAALLLVCLPIMAFELAIGEVTRVSTPYVYWSLCKRARGLGIFMCLIILFCEVVPYSRRPAECLVYLVESFRPIQPWLLTREEVQDCRQFGMNEALCNSRSYCVFSEERGYCVPYNIGKSAVMYSQRFGFRRENGVFSPYHLYASLNSSSLSASTLTPRTLAMASAARIAPNAGDLIGSPVGDTSRDRLFGVFAGSDDGAGAAVARGEGDASSARDSQASERGANEAGESEGAAARSTTRCLERQRREDKHANAEMLKSREAPTEPGIRVTQTAETEMGERENGATEDRGTESGEIEEEETEKVSQLGEQEQRAGGKDTKRSKQGGRKQSDASPMRDIYYWGGERVDFQYLAGIVAAWVLASYFYALGGSTLSIVCAGVLSLWTVLSVGELGFNERIRLHLFKSVNLFGSANLFRALSSPSLWTTAVLTAARDLWVGIGLFSSLSSRVRIGQNVMAEATGATLTSLVTSVTKCLAAVSAISFASKPLGISARLVLQDAPVAHIFVVYPAAVFLDEPFERIMATAVYAGATVLLTATLSLLVFSLVKAIQECDIFGKSLSNRVPLILVLVLFLFSLPQATVNGRYVIAFLRKHVGAAGHLWGCLGISVVAGWCHGIRRQTEVLGEAPVFLFALFNWLSMAAFACFWVLLESPGAFLTYWIGSLFACIASAYFLARAAPRLQDAWEKKKSVDPETGKISAAAKKRRAVTVQDRMWWLLVGNTEVLRVEFSRVISGQASVHAFTVWWTICIKWVTPFALVPSVMTLALNQFHALRQGGTDSLHVAACGLTCAVWALLGFVFFYCLFWPDGLRGLPKFPSQQVLPMSKLPDNLGPAAGTPSAGYHPRLLFAEFYKDACSPTARLMAYMYCARADTLLSRLREHEELEETATPATAPASESLSLLHFLFGVPSRVSERGDGATKHRPTSRLSSFSPRSLEHGSFPACPHVKPKNSFRSACPSVSPKERGDPTSPCLSSVSVVPQSAARRFSACHLPLYSRRQGGISRQPSRLSLTEKHWKVATDELA; from the exons ATGTCCAGGCGAGGGGAGTGCTCCTCGCTGACGACCGAGCACTCGGAAATCCGCGGCCGGCCGCCCGCCGACTGCGCCTTCGAAGGAGTTTCGTCTGCGCCGCTCACTGAGGTTTCAGCAACGTCCCAGTCGGCGGCGCAGGATGCCAGTATTCCGCCGCTGAGCACCACCGACCTTGCAGACCTGTTCCAGACGGAGCTATCCGTGCCTGCAGAattgcttcttcgttcgttttcttcacgACAAGGCCACCGCCACTTCTGCCATGGAAGTGGAAAGGGTGGCGAGCAGAGCGGCGACCCCGCGTCAAGTTTGCCCGACACGCTCACGCAGTTTAGCccgctcgtctctccccttctaAGCCCGGCTGCACCCCCGTCGCATTCCCTTAACTTTCCTTGTGACTCAACTCGCGAGCCTCCGCTCGCGGACGACGGAGAATCTCGAAGGTTCTGGATTTCTGCCCTCGTTCCCTGGCACTCGCGCCAGGCTCCGTCGCACACCACAGTGGAAGAGGGGGACGCGGACGAcgaaaaaggggaaaacgaagactcCGAAGAGGAAGCCTTCGATGATGCAGGGGTCGCGGTGCGTGTCGCCGACAGAGGTCGCGCGGTCACGCCCGGATGTTCGCATGCGAGTGAGAGATTGAACAGTTTGGGGCTTCGCGTCGTGCGTCTCAGCATGGGGGCGCGATCCCGAAGAGACTCCTTCGGGACGGGAAGTGCCAAAGCTTTCTTGTCAGAATGGACCTCTTCGAAGGACGAATCTGTCGACGGTTTTAGCCACGTGACCAAGGATACGGGCGTCTGTCTTCGAAGCGTATGTTCGCTATCCCCGCTGCTGACTGTTCACGCAGCATCCGAGAAGAAGTTTCCTGACGGCGGCCGAGCACCAGGTGCCGCATGTGAACGACAAACACTCCTTGAGCGATCCTCTGCAGACACGGTGGAGGACCTCTCTGCAGGTTACCGCACCGATGGCGGGCGCTCGGACACTCAGGGGACCCCCCGCCGCCTCCGGTGGTCCACCAGGGAACCCCATCCTCGCCCGCCTGTCCCTGCACTCGATACGGAGCTCCTGAAGTTGGACACAAAGAGACTCACAGCCTCTGGGAATCATGTGCCCCCGCCTCTCAACAGCCACGCCCCAGACGTTGGGGCTTCCAACAGCTTCCCAGCGGTTGTGCCGGGGATGCCAAACCCGCGGCGGAACGCCTCAGACGGAGCCCTACTCCGGGGGCGCGATCGCTCCTCCGACAGCCTCAGGCGGCGGCCCACGCGAGGGCAGGGTGGCTGGAAGTCTCAAAGCAGCGCCGCAGCTGTGCTGGTTTCCTCGACGAGTGTCGGCAGCAGCCTGCGGACTCTGGCGACACCTGCAGAGCTCTTCCAAGCGGCGCGGCGCGGGCTATATCGCCAGGCGATTGGCGAGTTTCGCGCAGGTCCCTTGTACCGGAACGTGGCGGGAATCTTCCCAGACGGAGGCGCGATGACCCGCCGAGAACTCGAACGCGAATTTATCTACCGAAGTGTGAGCTACGCAGCTTCGAACCACAGCCGAGCACACCTCCAGGCTCTCCACGAGGTCGTGACGCGGTTGTCTGGCGGGACGCAGATGGACGTCCTTCCGCAAGACTTTGTGTGGGCGGAGCAGAACCCTGCGATTGCATCGCGGAGCCCAGATGAGGTCGCGAGGCTCTCCGACCTTCTGGAGTACCCTCGCATGATCAGGACGCTCGACGCCGACACAGTGAACTGGCTCGACCGCCAGCGAAACCGGGGCTACTGGGGCCAGAAAGCCTGTCTGTACATCCTGTGCGTGATTGTCCTGGTGAGCACGCAGTCGATGGAGGATCTCTGGGCCGAAGTTCTCAAGTATGAATGTGCAGGCTGGATCTTCTTCATCTACACAGCAGCCCTCCTCTTGGTTTGCCTCCCCATCATGGCGTTCGAACTTGCCATAGGCGAGGTCACGCGCGTCTCGACCCCCTACGTCTACTGGAGCCTCTGCAAGCGCGCGAGAGGGCTAGGCATCTTCATGTGTCTCATCATCCTCTTCTGTGAAGTCGTCCCCTACTCAA GACGCCCAGCCGAGTGTCTGGTGTACCTCGTTGAATCCTTTCGCCCCATTCAACCGTGGCTTCTCACAAGGGAGGAAGTCCAAGACTGCAGGCAGTTTGGGATGAATGAGGCGCTTTGCAACTCGAGAAGTtactgcgtcttctccgagGAAAGAGGGTACTGTGTCCCGTACAACATAGGAAAG TCTGCAGTGATGTACAGTCAACGGTTCGGAttcagaagagaaaacggcgttttctctccttaCCATCTCTATGCGTCACTCAAttcctcttccctttctgctTCTACGCTGACGCCGCGGACGCTGGCGATGGCGAGTGCCGCCCGCATCGCCCCGAACGCGGGAGACCTGATCGGCAGTCCCGTCGGAGACACCTCCCGCGACCGCTTGTTCGGCGTATTCGCTGGATCGGACGATGGCGCCGGAGCCGCAGTCGCGCggggcgaaggcgacgcttCCTCGGCGCGCGACTCACAGGCTTCAGAGAGGGGGGCGAACGAGGCCGGAGAGTCGGAAGGGGCTGCGGCGAGGTCAACGACACGCTgcctcgagagacagcggagagaagacaagcatGCGAATGCGGAGATGCTCAAGAGTCGAGAGGCGCCGACCGAGCCTGGCATACGGGTGACacagacagcggagacagaaatgggagaaagagagaatgGGGCGACAGAGGACAGAGGGACCGAGAGCGGGGAgatcgaggaagaggagacggaaaaagTTTCGCAGTTGGGGGAACAGGAACAGCGAGCAGGCGGAAAGGAtacgaagagaagcaagcaGGGAGGGAGGAAACAATCCGACGCAAGCCCGATGCGGGACATCTACTACTGGGGAGGGGAGCGCGTCGATTTTCAGTACCTCGCTGGCATCGTTGCCGCCTGGGTGCTGGCTAGCTATTTCTACGCCCTGGGAGGCTCCACGTTGTCGATTG TGTGTGCAGGGGTCTTGAGTTTGTGGACCGTCTTGTCAGTCGGGGAACTCGGATTCAACGAGCGAATTCGACTTCACTTGTTCAAGTCTGTGAATCTCTTTGGCTCGGCGAATCTCTTCCGAGCTCTGAGCTCTCCGTCGCTGTGGACCACGGCGGTTCTGACGGCCGCGAGAGATCTGTGGGTGGGAATCGgactcttctcctctctcagctCGCGCGTGAG AATCGGCCAGAACGTGATGGCAGAGGCGACGGGTGCGACGCTCACGAGCCTCGTCACGTCCGTCACGAAATGTCTGGCCGCTG TCAGCGCgatctccttcgcctcgaaGCCCCTCGGCATCTCAGCGCGCCTCGTGTTGCAAGACGCGCCTGTTGCCCACATCTTCGTCGTCTATCCAgccgctgtcttcctcgacgAACCGTTCGAG CGAATCATGGCCACTGCGGTGTACGCAGGGGCGACAGTGCTGCTCACAGCTacgctgtcgcttctcgtgTTCTCGCTAGTGAAAGCGATTCAAGAATGCGACATTTTTGGAAAAAGCTTGTCGAATCGCGTCCCGCTGattctcgtcctcgtcctcttccttttctccctcccccAAGCTACCGTCAACGGCCGCTAT GTCATTGCTTTCCTGCGAAAACATGTGGGCGCTGCTGGACATCTCTGGGGTTGTCTGGGCATCTCCGTGGTCGCTGGTTGGTGTCACGGCATCCGCCGCCAAACAGAAGTTCTCGGCGAAGCGC ctgtgtttctcttcgcgctCTTCAACTGGCTGTCGATGGCCGCGTTCGCTTGCTTCTGGGTGCTGCTGGAGTCTCCTGGGGCCTTCCTCACCTACTGGATAGGATCCCTGTTTGCGTGCATTGCCTCCGCGTATTTCCTCGCTCGAGCCGCCCCGAGGCTGCAAGACGCttgggagaaaaagaagtctGTCGACCCAGAGACCGGGAAGATCTCTGCGGCTGCCAAGAAACGTCGAGCTGTCACTGTTCAG GACCGCATGTGGTGGTTGTTAGTGGGCAACACAGAAGTTCTGCGAGTTGAGTTCTCTCGCGTCATCAGTGGACAAGCCTCGGTCCACGCCTTCACAGTCTGGTGGACCATCTGCATCAAGTGGGTGACgcccttcgctctcgtcccCTCCGTGATGACGCTGGCGCTCAACCAGTTTCATGCGCTTCGACAAGGCGGAACAGATTCTCTCCacgtcgctgcatgcggcctGACATGCGCGGTCTGGGCGCTGCTaggcttcgtcttcttctacTGTCTTTTCTGGCCAGAC GGCCTTCGCGGTCTGCCGAAGTTTCCAAGCCAGCAGGTGCTGCCGATGTCGAAGTTGCCCGACAATCTGGGACCCGCGGCGGGGACTCCTTCTGCGGGATACCATCCGCGTTTGCTTTTCGCAGAGTTTTAcaaagacgcatgcagtccgaCAGCCCGGCTGATGGCGTACATGTACTGCGCCAGAGCAGACACTCTCCTATCTCGTCTTCGTGAGCACGAAGAGCttgaggagacagcgactcCGGCCACAGCGCCTGCCTCagagtctctctcgctcctaCACTTTCTCTTTGGGGTCCCTTCGCGTGTGTCTGAGAGGGGCGACGGGGCGACGAAGCATCGACCGACCTCTCgactctcgtctttctccccgAGAAGTCTGGAACATGGTTCCTTCCCCGCATGTCCGCATGTGAAGCCGAAGAACAGTTTCCGGTCGGCTTGTCCCTCCGTCTcgccgaaggagagaggcgacccAACATCGCCGTGCTTGTCCTCTGTCTCAGTAGTACCTCAGTCCGCGGCCAGACGCTTCTCCGCCTGTCACCTCCCTCTCTACTCTCGACGGCAGGGAGGGATTTCTAGGCAGCCGTCGCGGTTGTCTCTGACTGAAAAACACTGGAAGGTTGCGACTGACGAACTCGCCTGA
- a CDS encoding hypothetical protein (encoded by transcript TGME49_285790~Predicted trans-membrane domain (TMHMM2.0):70-93) codes for MAETPLPSSDVTAENAPESVPPGSTADSGVSPDATIQAAASGEPAHNVGSAALIEPGNPSNSSLRWTLRGVLLKVIFCICLAALFGLIFSGIIFIFDLPQKDSNERRHPLSHFALPAAPPQRPESVAFLQPVYAVDDTLPTVTIFLAPNAFDPMETLTDDPADMLKKPSNNDWLVPQAPASTGAIRPAIPRDSGDERV; via the exons ATGGCTGAAACACCGCTGCCGAGTTCTGATGTCACTGCTGAAAATGCACCAGAATCGGTTCCGCCAGGTAGCACTGCCGACAGCGGCGTTTCCCCCGATGCTACGATTCAGGCTGCAGCCTCTGGCGAACCA GCCCATAATGTCGGTTCAGCAGCACTGATTGAGCCTGGCAACCCTAGCAACTCTTCGCTCCGCTGGACCCTACGGGGAGTTCTGTTAAAGGTCAttttctgcatctgtctGGCAGCTCTCTTTGGGCTAATCTTCTCGGGTATCATCTTCATCTTCGACCTTC CTCAAAAAGATTCGAATGAAAGACGCCACCCGCTCTCCCATTTCGCTTTGCCGGCAGCGCCACCGCAGAGGCCAGAATCGGTTGCCTTCCTGCAGCCAGTTTACGCCGTTGACGACACGCTCCCCACTGTTACGATTTTCTTGGCACCGAACGCTTTCGATCCCATGGAGACACTGACGGACGATCCGGCGGACATGCTAAAGAAACCATCGAACAACGATTGGTTGGTGCCTCAGGCTCCAGCGTCAACAGGTGCCATTCGTCCAGCGATACCCCGCGACTCTGGTGACGAAAGGGTGTAA